The genomic region tattttggaggattttctcatggtttgaattgcaaaattgggttggaattgggattgagcatccttacatttggttgttgctagcttgacattagctccacaatccataattcatttgttcccccttcttacccatgtttatttgccttcttcctacccatttggcttctttatcatgcttacatgTGATTACCTTTGCTtgctagttttgacatgtttaccatattagattgcgggcacattgttataagttgaggatagttgagtgtttattcacaaaaattgtcctttcacataaaaagagttgagtgccccgtgagagtccataagtcaaaagatcacgcaagagcttaaaggttcattcaaagttttctatgctacgccgtcatgtaaatctcaaccatgctttgctttattccttgcccatgttgtttcgggtttctaaatcattatgcttagcttgtttaggatattgcaattgatgggatttggtttcttgcttggggacaagcaagggtttagcttgggggagtttgataagtgcatattttatatacttgtacccctcattttagctcggtttctattgttcgtcatactttaattagtatattttttgagctaatcttgtgttctaggtgcattgttgtgtttgttacggttttgtaggaatctaagatttagaggctttttcctaccaTTTTAttcaccaagttcactaagctaaacaaggccTAACATTGGACTAGCATGGGAGTGTTTGGATGAGTGTTTGCATGAAGATTTGTTGGATTGAAGTGAGAAttgcaaatgttgccaacaatcaaagtcaagcccaacttcaaagtccaagtcaaggtggaaaagaTAGGATTCCAAGCTACCTAGGATGCCAAGAATTAAGGTCTTAGTagggtgattaatcgcacaattaatcaccaacattggaTACCATTTGCAATTAAGAGAAATAACACGgagacacacgaccccgatcggggccatgcaaccccgatcggggccatagTCATCTTCAATGCTTACGTTTTgctttcctctcctataaataggagaggtattccgaaGCTTTGGGGATCCAATTTCACGTCCCATTTCCATCTTAGAATAGCCTCAAGCTTTAtaattctctcattagttttcatatttagttttcaatattgttaagcatttggttcttaaacatttggttattttatacattcaagcatttggttacaATTTGTTCTTCTATACAAGTTATTCTCTATTAAGGTATTCTTATttctagtttgcaatttacattacTAATTTAGTTACCACATAGTTTACAATTAAGTACTTCATTTTACATTAGCATTATTccttttacatgttatattatcaaatccatataaatcatacaaccatgtttagcatttcttataatttagtttgcaatttacattttagcatgagtagctaattctcttggtctaagggctaggggagccatgcaataaacaaatatgtaacatgataaaataagttaataataatattgttcatattgcttctatcacatgcttgtgccacaatgtttaatctttgtttaaggccctattcaattgattaagttcgtttattcgttctataagtcgagaggcacggaattgaattagactaagcatgcatagtaggacgacctagtcaatgacgagagtttctctaggacccggtctatggttgatgctaatatcgtaagatgggtatctttaagcctaagcaattgacaatgttattagtactaAGTCTATCATGattatatgtttacctttgcatgtgtgacccgaaccccttagactttcttttattatataatttacatcattattgtttttaatcatcaaacaatcaaaccaacccaaatcgtaatcgaccttgataaaaatctacccatagcaattcacgaagtaattcccgtttccttgtgttcgacccctattgctacattaacttgttgtttagggaatttatttttgcataggtacgcgataagcctatcaattaattgatttgaaacataaagtatcgtgaaatgatataatttgagaacttattgtTAATTTttgtattattcgaataaattttattgtgattaatatgatatttcaccagtcacaaatttatttagaAAACGTTGATCatgtataattaattatcacttattagttttaattaaaactgttatgtaaattattttaaaacattgaagttaaacttaaaaaaattaaatttgagaaaaaattatttataagagaaaatattgaaggtcatctatgaattatattatttttcttcaattataatcataaaattttaaaacaggccgcgcgaagcgcgggatactacctagttgtTTATATAAGACGGTCTCACAATAAACTTATCGTGAAATCTCTCATGTAAATATGTAATGGGTAGTTACCTTTTTTATCGAGTTTTCGCTGTAATGTTTCTTAAACCTTTTCTTTTTAACTATTTTAAATAAAGGCTAAAATGGTAAAAAGAAGTCAAATAGCAACAAAGTCGTTGTAGTATAGTGGTAAGTATTCCCGCCTGTCACGCGGGTGACCCGGGTtcgatccccggcaacggcgtttTATTTTTAAATTTCCATGTTACAGCTTTACAAATCTTGTCATTGGCTTGTTCTAGTTGGGAGATTCATAATAAAGGAGTATTGGGGTCAAAAATATAACTGGATTGATGTGAGATCCGCAACAAATTAATCGAGTTGATCAAGTTAAGATGCAGGACAGCAATAGTCAATACGACCCACGACCCACTTCATTTGCTATGTTTATACGAAGTATGACTGTCTGCGTTAGTTGTTAATTCGCACTTGATCTGAATATCCCACTTTCTTTACCCGCTGAAGGTGAGAACTTTCTTCCCGGCCCATATGTTAAATCCGATTTTCATATTTCAGCCCAGCTCATGTAATCTGCAGGAGCCAAGGGTATGTGCTAATTTTACTGTATCACAATGTGATTTGTGCGAATCAGGCGCCAGATAAGGGACACGAGACCAAAGACCGCTATTGTAGAAGATGCAAAAACGAACTAGTTTAGATGGTAAAGTCATTATCTAACAATACTGACAACATGAGGTCGAAAAAGTAGCATGGTCATGGTCAATCATAACTTGACAGAAATCAGCAAGTTCAGTGGTGAACACCAAATGTCTACACAAAACAAACTAGAGAGAATTCTGATCTAGACAAAATAAGCATTCACTAAATCAAAGTAATTAGAGAATCAGATGCTGCAAAGACTAGGCTTAATATACCAATGTGAATGCTCCAGGAAAGTAACCGCATCTGCACAAAATAAGCATTCACCAGGCTTAAGAGCATCAGACAGGCCCAAGAAAGTCGCGTTCTAAAGTGACCACAGCTTGGAATTCCCTTTCAGACTCAATCCACTTTGTCCCAATCACAGAAAAACGCACCATGACATCTTTTTCGATCTTTGACTGTTTTTCACTGACAAATACTGGGTTTTCACCAGGGACGTAATCATAGCCAGGCATTTTCTGGGGGGAGAGAAATATATTTTCAATGGGCCCACATTTCAAAAACACACCATGCTTCAGTATCTTGTGGACTACTCCCTCAATAACCTCTCCTCGGAAAATTTTGAAAGTGAGGCAAGTGAAGGTTACGGGAAACAGCACATCTCCCGTCTGTTGCCTAACTCTCCCCTCCCCGACTTTATCCAGAGTAGTAACTGCAAGCAAATAGCCGAGTTCTTTGGTTGCCTTCTTGACTGCAAATTCTTCCATTAGTCGAACAATGATTGCTCTTTGAAGTAACAATCCTTTCACATTCATGTTTTCAGCAGGAATGATCACATTCCAGGACAATTGCACCTTCAGAAACATTGTTTCAGATTTCCTACAAGGAAGAATGAAATATCATACGGATGTGAAATAATCAACACTAGATAGATGATTATGCACATTAATCTTCTATGATTGGTCTAATCTTGTCGGAGCAATGTTACTCTGATCCTTCACATTGGGGGCCGTACCTTTAACACGACACTTGGTATGTTTAGAGGAAAATAGGGTACGAGACATAAAGGGAGGCCACATGACAAACTCAAGAGGAAAAATTGTGCAAGAGATTTAGTATGCTTTTTCAATGATTTTCACACTTATTTCTCAAACATCATTCTATTTCACTCTAATAACTCAAAACACTCAAATTTATACTCTGTAACCAGTATCTTTTGTTCGTACGCATCCCCTGACCCATATACGTCTCCTCATAATAGGAGGATCTCAGAGTCTGAATAATTGACTCAAGTTGAGTTGACACTCAGATACATATTTGTGTCCAATACCCGCAACAAACTATAAGTCTATAAGTAACATAGATCGCAGTACCACATATATCCCTCCCTCCTCAAAGATAAGTGAGCAAAAGAAAAGGCTGACATGCATTCTTGGTGTCACCAATATATCATCCAATCAGTTGACAGTGTCGCTCAATAACAAACAGATCAAGCTGAAAGGGAGATTCAATATGACCATCTCAGTGGCGCTTTGGGTAAGGATTACGTCTCCAACAATATGACGACGACAAtgacaacaacagcaacaacaataaGTCAATAACCAACATATTCACTACTTTCAGATATCAAGGCCatcgtaccaaaaaaaaaaaaaaaagatatcaaGGCCTCAGAGTCTAAAAACACAGGGCCAGCTATCAAAGAGAAAACCATCAATGCCGCATAATCTTTATAATTGAGTAAAGTTGGTTGCTTCCACTTCATATCTCCATTGCTTCTGCAGAATTGCCTTTCGGGTCAAACCCTTTCCCGACCAGGCGGCTGCTGCCATGGGGAAAACCCTTGCCCAATTAGGCTGATATGGACTAACTAGGGATTACCCCCATGATCCCATCGTCTAAGACTAATCTTCCTTTTTTGACATTATGATGTGCTTCTCACAACAAGCTGCCATATGCATTTAGGCTAACCGACATAGGATATATTCTATTTTACTATATCACACTAACCCTTTGTTTCACACACCCACTCTACCCCGTCCTCTACTCCACTTCATTTCCCTTACCTCCCCACTTCCCACTATGTTCATATCCATCCAAACAAAGTAAATGCTGCTACTACTCTGTCCAAAATCATAACATTTGTACTCAGAAGACACTAAAACTCGGTAAAACCAGAAAAATGGAAGGACAGTTCTTGCCTTTCGGAACTGGCAGGCTatattaaacaaggttaagaaaAATCCCTATAGATCACTGGGTACAACATTAAGGTAGAACGATCACGTCCTCAACGAAACTATACTATACGTCTATACCCCCtccatcccaatcatttgtttgactttgattaaaatatccctcacaaacaatgaaaaaggtaaacaattaAACTAAGTTGCAATTGATGGTAACAACGAAAGCGAAATCCACTACATTTCATTTATAAGGATCAAATGACAAGGTAGAACACATTAGTATCACTTGTAAGCAAATACCACAAAGTTGTTAACTTTTTGTATTAATAAATCTCCCATTTTCCCTAAAAATTCCATTTTCTCAAGAAATGACAAAATTTATACTTCACCACAAACATGCATTGAACAAACTAACATTCTTCTTCAATTATAATCAAAATAATGCAGTAGAAATGCGAAAAGTCGCAAACTTTCTTATGAATTAGTAAATGGGCACACGAAATAAGTAAAGATTTAGCATAAAATAACTCAAATAAACAAAATTCACGCAATTTATTTCACCAAAATAGGTTTATTTACCCAAAAGATGAAAATCTAAGAAAGGGCAATCAATATTAGTGAATTAAAATGAAGAATAATGGTGAAActattaaaaataaaatggattaaaTGGAAATGGAGGAAGAAGAGAAGCTTACAGTAAGTGAATGGAGAGAGAGAATGAATAAGCAGAAGAAAAAGGAGAGAGCCAGGACTCCAGGAGTTGAAACGCAGATTTTGTGTGAAATGTTGAGAGTTGTACAACTAAGCATTTGTTTATTGGGCCATTTTCTTTAAAATTGCAAAAAAATGGCAAGAATTAGGCATGTTCTTTCTGACATATTTTTCAACTTACTTCAATTTAAATTTCtattattcgattcgattcgattcgattgatcaATTAATTCAAATTTAtctgattcgattcgattcactcacatcacttcattcattcgattgattcgattatTTCAGTTCACTTGATTCAAAGCTCCACTAAATTCAAccaatttcaattttgcgaatcttaaacttaatagttgttattaacactattaatattatatatttattaatattaatattattattattattattattattattattattattatcatcattaatttattattaattaatcatcctcattatttttattattatgtatattatattatggttattaaaatcaataatattcatattaataataataatagtaatatgaatatgaatatgaatatgaattaataataatattattaataacattgttaattttaatattactatgattaatacctaattattattttcatatacgaattttactctttcacatgcACTTTTCATAAAGTTCTATTTTATacccttttcacctaaaactgaaccaagtgaactcttaaatcaatatttttacccaaaacttaatttaattgctcaaatgacttgAAACTTACAAaagatggattctaatttatcaaataataaattaatttacttggtatcaattattaatattatttgttgagttttaattaatcaaccaaattttatttatttgttaaagatgaaattagggtctgtcaatttttatttatctaattaattaaattaggattgttggtgcttcgtgatgactacctaatcagtcaaattaggatgataaaaCGGTTAGACTTTGAACATCAATCTAGCAAATTAGTGCTccattatttcacctaattagattgatggtgaactgtggttcatggtggctacctagttaatcatTCAAAGTAGTATaattactagaattaatattattattattaataatcttcttcttcttcttataataataataataataataataataataataataataataataataataataataataataataataataataataataataataataagctgaCTCAATGTCAGGAAGCTCTTCAAAAATCCCCTTTTTCCGCTGCTCTTCTTGCTGAGGAAAAACATCTTCTGGACACTTTTAGTAAGTTGAAAAAAGCTGAACTTAGTATTCTTGGTCAGAAGGCAAAGGAGCATACTATTAAGCATGATGATTGTTGCTCTGAATTCTTTTTTGCTAAAGTTGCTGAGAGGAGGGCTCGACAAATTGTTGGTGAAATTGTTGATATGTATGGACAGACTCAACATGGCTTGGACAATGTTGCTAATGCCTTTGTGGACTATTATACTAGTCTTCTTGGGGACTACTACTCTGTAGAGCCCCCGGATGACTCTTTTATTGCTCAAGGTGCCACCTTGTCTTCGATGATTGGCTCCCTTTGATCGCCCCGATTAGTAGTTCGAAATTAAAAGCGCTTTGTTTAGTATTGGGTCAAACAAGAGCCCCTGGACACGATGGGTTTTCCTCTGGTTTTTTTAAGCATTCTTGGGATATCATTGAAGTTTGAATTTTGCCATTGTCCgacttttcttctctctttggaAAGTTGGTAAAGCAAGCCAATACTACTCTCATTTCTCTTCTTCCCAAGAAAAGTGTTCCTAAATCTGTTCAAGATTTTAGACCTATTTCTTGCTGCTCCACTATTTACAAGGTTATCAGTAAGATCATTGCTACTCGCATGCAGCATCTCCTCCCCAAGCTCATTGGAGGGGAACAAGGTGCTTTTGTAAAGGGTAGAAACATTTTTGAAAATGTGATCTTTGTCTCAAGGTCCAGTTAAAGGTTACAATAGGAAGTATCTCACTCCTAGATGTTTAATGAAGGTAGATATAAGGAAGGCTTTTGACACTTTGCAGTGGTCTTTCATTGAAGATATGTCGCTAGCTTTTAACTTCCCTGCCGCCTTTGTTAAGCTCATTATGGCTTGTATCTCAGGTTCTTGGTTCTCTTTGAAAGTCAATGGCTCTAGTCATGGTTTCTTTAAGGGGATGAGTGGTGTTCGTCAGGGGGATCCTTTATCCCCTTACATTTTTGTGTTGAGCATGGAAGTGTTATCTAGATATCTTCGTGAAATTTGCAAATTACCTCAGGTTTCTATGCATCCTAAGTGTGTGGGAATCAAGCTTACTCATTTGATTTTTTTGATGACTTAATGATTTTCACCAGAGGAGACTTGCCTTCGTTAAAGCCGTTGTTCGGACCCTTGACCTTTTTGGTAGGATTTACGGATTAAAAGCTAACCCCGAGAAGACTTCTATTTTCTTTGGTGGAGTCCAGGAGCATGTCAAGCAGGCAATCCTAGCTTTCACTTGCTTTCAAAGAAGAGGAGTTTCCAATCGATACCTCGGTGTTCCTCTGAATGCAGCCAGATTATGCATCACTAATTTTGGTATGCTTATTACTAAATTGCAGAATGCTATTCATCACTGGTCCACTAAGTTTCTCAGCTATGCTGGTAAACTTCAATTGATTCAATCAGTTTTGTTTGGTCTTCAAAATTACTGGTGTGCTAGTATTCTCTTGCCTCTGGGTGTGATTAAACTTATCAACAAATTAAGTAAAGACTTCTTTTGGCAAATCCATGAAGGTCATCGCAGGATGACTTTTAAAAGTGGAAGACGATTTGTGCTCCATGGATGAGAAGGGGTTTTGGGTTAAAGGAGTTGCTTTCATGGAATAAAGCAATGCTCTTACAATGGGTTTGGAAGCTTGGAAGCCTGCGATAGCTATTGGGTCACATGGATTGAGTTATCCCTTTAAAGGGACCGATGATGTGGCACACTCCCATTAAAGAAAGTTTCCCGACAGTTTGAAGGGGATCTTGAAAGTTAGAGATGCTTGTATTCAGCTTGCAGGCAGCATTCAACAGGCTCAATTGCTTGTTCAGACTTGCGTTCATCAAGGTAGATTTGTCATTTCTAAGGGTTATGAATTGTTCAGGACAAAGCATCCTGCTGTTCCTTGGGCAGATCCTATTAGTAGGCATATCATTGTGCCTGCTCATCGCATTACAATCTCTCTTGCTCTGGAAGCTCATTTGCCGACTGTTGATAATGTTATAGGCAGGGGTTTGATCATGCCTAATAGATGCAGTCTCTGTAGAGCTGCTGCTGAGAGTCATGGGCATTTGTTTTTCCATTGTGATTATGCAAAGATAGTTTGGCAAGCCTTGCTCACTTGGATTGGCATTAACAGAGGGGGGATGACTCTTAAGCATGAGATTGGCTGGATTAAGAGTAGGAAGCATCGTAAACATTGGTCTGCTAATTGGTTCATCTGTACTCTAGCTGCAGCAGTCCATTTCTTATGGCACGAACGGAATCAAAGAATCTTTACTAGCCAGGAAAGGAGTCCAGCGATCTTAGTTCAGCAAATTAAGTACATTGTGGGTGTTCGTTTGCTAGCTTTTAGTAAGGATAGTATTTACAATACTTTAGTTGAGCATCTAACTCACTAGTGTGTCTCTTGCTTGGCACTTTGATGCCAAGCTAGTGGATAGTTTTGTAAGTCTACTCCATCTTTTTTCCCATTATTGGATGAATAAAAATGGAGGTAATCTCttgcaaaaataaaaataataataataataataataataataataataataataataataataataataataataataataataataattttgtgcttggccgggttgttgctgatgctgcttagcagaagtgtgctaagtatggggatttgtgcgcggcagcaggttatggtttccttccattctctttctcatcacttggggagttgggttcggatactgttgccttgctcaagcggatccagaaattctcggtatctcgggacGCGGGGCtcggtggccgcttacatttttactagacttagctttgctgttgctaagggtgtgggagcccagcttgtttctcggctccccaccaatttcatgtaaacttttgtttttcatttaatgaaagttgcgcgcatccttttaaaaaataaaaataaaaaaataataataataattaatattattatttaatattattaatattaatattaatattaatattaatattctttcagttcaattcagctccaatCGACTTAGTTCGATTCagtctattcgattcgattcgattcgattcggctccattcgattcatttcatttctccattgattgattgattcgattactcggctccattgattcgattgaCTTCATTCGATTCGATCGATTGATCaaactctaaaaagccagaaagaacagggcatTACTTCTTTATTTTAcagcggtaaaaaaaaaaaaaaaaaaaaaaaaaaaaaaaaaactgctcCGTCACTAAAGATGGCAATCGGGTTAGTCAGGTCAGGTCTGGTCGGGTCGAGTCGAGTCATATCAGGCGTGACTACATTCGAGTAAAGTTCGGGTCACTTGTGGGTCGGGTTAGTCGGGCCAATTCATAGCACAAGTTCGGCCCGGGTCATTCATATAGACTTTTCGGCTGACGGGATTTGGGTCAGGTTATTAACAGGTTTGCTATTGAGTCGGGTCGCGTCAAGACATTGGATTTGAGGTAGGTTTTGTCTTGTTTGGCTGCTCAATTTATTATCGAATCGATTTTTTTCCAATTATTTAACTGGTTGGAGGTGATATGTGAATCAAAACGGTGGCATACATTTGATGGCATGGCAAACTGTATAAGCTTTTAAAAGATAATACGACAGTTTTAAAAGGggaaaaataacaaaaacaaccaCTCAATACTGGGACGTAAGTTACGGGCCTAGTTTAGCCACATCAGATTATACAGGTTTTAAAAgataactagtattggtgcccggcttcgcccgggctacctctacttaccattaaattattttattttattttcattaaataaaattacttacagttgcataacccataaatttatcattaatatatttttataacatatcataaaattacgatgaaataaattttgagacaaattcactactcccgctattaatattttactcttattaatgaaacaatattaataacatttcactacttgcccgtaatcattgttactttcactacttccgccgtaattattgttactgtcactactgtcgcattaatattgataatttccacaccaaaaaaaaattaatattgataatttcactactccctccgtaattattgttactttcactattgccgcattaatattgattatttcactactctcgttgttgtttctaccactttcactaatctcgttgataatattgttacttttagtattcaaatgagtgattactatcatataaatatatccaatgttactataattcttttctttactgacgaaattacttttactacttagacatgaaattttaagagaattatatatttatataaatatattacatatatgcattaaatcaaatcgaaagaattatgcaatattatatattatggattctaatttgaattatttataacctacttattatatttttgtatgtaaaataattaacatctctatacatttaataaactataaagtttaataaaattgcatagattttaaattaaatatataattttatgatgataataattaataccataagtgtccatgtttatactaattaattattttattttaagaaaattgaccattttctagtcttctataaatatttaggaaaattaccaggcatcttctttcttttaatttccttgaaattgaccatcttaattaattattatattttaaggaaattgacaattttaattaattattttattttaaggaaattgaccatgtttaggaaaattaccaagcttctatataatttaattttaacccaaactatgtaatatttgcattgagatcccttaatcaggtccatcacacggtgctattgatttaaaactatatagtataattaatttgtataattttatttaattacattgaagtcccttggtttctggatttaatatatagtactagtattggtgcccggctttaCCCGGGTTACCTCTACTTAacattaaattttttttcattaaataacccaaaaatttatcattaatatatttttctatgatatatcctaaaattacgatgaaataaattttgagacaaattcattactcccgctattaatattttactcttattaatgaaacaatagtaataacatttcactacttgcatgtaatcattgttactttcactactcccaccgtaattattgttactgtcactactaccgcattaatattgataatttcactactcccgccgtaattattgttactttcactattgccgcattaatattgattatttcactattcccgttgttgtttctaccactttcactaatctcgctgataatattgttatttttactattcaaatgagtgattactatcatataattatatccaaagttattataattattttctTTACTGGCGAAATTACTTTTATTACTTAGGTATGCAATTTTAAaaagattatatatttatataaatatattacatatatgcattaaatcaaatcaaaagaattatgcaatattatatattatgaaatctaacttgaattatttatagcctacttatattatatttttgtatgttaaataattaacatctctatacatctgataaactataaagtttaataaaattgcatagattttaaatttaatatataattttatgatgataataattaataccataagtgtgcatatttatactaattaattattttattttaaggaaattgaccatcttctagtcttctataaatatttaggaaaattaccaaacaccttctttcttttagtctccttgaaattgatcatcttaattaattattttattttaaggaaattgaccatcttcattaattattttattttaaggaaattgaccatgttttagtctcttacaaatgtttaactattcaaatgagtgattactaacaTATTATTATATCCAATATTAGTAGTGAGATGTTAATACAATTATTTTCACTACTAACATAATTATTTTTACTATTTAGCCATACAATTTTAAGaggttatatatttatataaatatattacatatatgtattaaatcaaataGAATATTATATCTTTTGGAAATCTAActtgatttatttaatttttaatagtttccaaaatataatctacttatattatatttgtgtatgttaaataattgtataattatatgatgatactaatctatatatatacataaaagagagttttttcgagtgattctagagcgtccacatcatcaaaaattaatttaggaaagtttcataaataatattttccacataaaaaataaagtggagaatcttttaattattataatatctatatttcctattttatattca from Silene latifolia isolate original U9 population chromosome 3, ASM4854445v1, whole genome shotgun sequence harbors:
- the LOC141647481 gene encoding DNA-directed RNA polymerase V subunit 7-like translates to MFLKVQLSWNVIIPAENMNVKGLLLQRAIIVRLMEEFAVKKATKELGYLLAVTTLDKVGEGRVRQQTGDVLFPVTFTCLTFKIFRGEVIEGVVHKILKHGVFLKCGPIENIFLSPQKMPGYDYVPGENPVFVSEKQSKIEKDVMVRFSVIGTKWIESEREFQAVVTLERDFLGPV